One Etheostoma cragini isolate CJK2018 chromosome 6, CSU_Ecrag_1.0, whole genome shotgun sequence DNA window includes the following coding sequences:
- the gapdhs gene encoding glyceraldehyde-3-phosphate dehydrogenase 2: MSDLCVGINGFGRIGRLVLRACLQKGINVVAINDPFIDLQYMVYMFKYDSTHGRYHGEVSQEGGKLVVDGNAISVFQCMKPAEIPWGDAGAKYVVESTGVFLSVEKASSHLQGGAQRVVVSAPSPDAPMFVMGVNEDKYDPSSMTIVSNASCTTNCLAPLAKVIHDNFGIEEALMTTVHAYTATQKTVDGPSAKAWRDGRGAHQNIIPASTGAAKAVGKVIPELNGKLTGMAFRVPVADVSVVDLTCRLSKPATYAQIKEACKKAAHGPMKGVLGYTEDQVVSSDFIGDTHSSIFDAGAGISLNDNFVKLISWYDNEFGYSHRVADLLLYMHTKE, translated from the exons ATGTCAGACCTCTGTGTTGGAATCAATGG TTTCGGTCGTATTGGCCGTCTGGTCCTGAGGGCCTGCCTTCAGAAAGGCATCAATGTTGTGGCTATCAATGACCCCTTCATTGACTTGCAGTACATG GTCTACATGTTCAAGTATGACTCCACCCACGGCCGTTACCATGGTGAGGTCTCCCAAGAAGGTGGCAAGCTCGTGGTCGATGGAAACGCCATCTCTGTCTTCCAGTG TATGAAGCCAGCAGAGATCCCGTGGGGCGACGCTGGAGCCAAGTACGTCGTTGAGTCCACTGGAGTCTTCCTCAGTGTGGAGAAGGCCtca TCTCACCTCCAGGGCGGAGCTCAGCGTGTGGTTGTGTCCGCCCCCTCACCTGATGCTCCGATGTTTGTCATGGGAGTTAACGAGGACAAATATGACCCCTCCTCCATGACCATTGTCAG CAATGCCTCCTGCACCACCAACTGCCTGGCCCCCCTGGCCAAAGTCATCCACGATAACTTTGGTATTGAGGAGGCTCTCATG ACCACAGTCCATGCATACACAGCCACCCAGAAGACAGTGGACGGTCCCAGCGCCAAGGCCTGGCGTGATGGCCGCGGGGCTCACCAGAACATCATTCCAGCCTCCACCGGTGCCGCTAAGGCAGTGGGCAAAGTCATCCCTGAACTCAACGG TAAGCTGACAGGCATGGCCTTCAGGGTGCCAGTTGCCGACGTGTCAGTGGTGGATCTGACATGCCGTCTGTCCAAGCCTGCAACGTACGCTCAGATTAAGGAAGCCTGCAAGAAGGCCGCACATGGGCCCATGAAGGGCGTGCTGGGTTACACCGAGGACCAG GTGGTGTCCTCTGACTTCATCGGTGACACCCACTCTTCCATCTTTGATGCTGGTGCCGGCATCTCCCTCAACGACAACTTTGTCAAGCTCATTTCTTG GTATGATAATGAGTTTGGCTACAGCCACCGTGT